The following proteins are co-located in the Microcystis wesenbergii NRERC-220 genome:
- a CDS encoding glycosyltransferase, whose amino-acid sequence MNKKISVLAPDLSGGGGTRVYLIAQVLQQLNCQVTVYGPIFGREIYPTPPQNLPVISVKGNNYPQFFGQIKTLLDRLSGEIIYAVKPRPTSFGIGLLKRFFSPRPLILDIDDWEMSWFGGDQWSYRPHPRQLARDILKKNGALRDPNHPLYLRWLENLIDRADAVTVNNQFLQKRYGGIYLPNGKDTQLFDPNLYDPVACRQKYGLSAYKVLMFPGTARPHKGLEDVLIALDQIGDPDFKLVVVGGRQIGDGYLDSLLEKGQPWLIHLPAQPLDRMPEVVAAAHAIIVPQRDEATANAQFPIKLTDAMAMAKPIISTKVADIPEILADIGYLVEPRSPEQLAVIIREVFNHLDSANARGLKARERCIASYSTTAMATTLSGIITSLEGKY is encoded by the coding sequence ATGAACAAAAAAATCTCTGTTTTAGCACCAGATTTATCCGGTGGTGGTGGCACAAGAGTCTATTTGATTGCTCAAGTCTTGCAACAGCTAAACTGTCAGGTGACGGTCTATGGCCCGATTTTTGGCCGGGAAATCTATCCAACCCCACCGCAGAATTTACCCGTGATATCGGTCAAAGGCAATAATTATCCCCAGTTTTTTGGCCAGATCAAAACTTTACTCGATCGCCTCTCCGGAGAGATTATCTATGCGGTTAAACCCCGTCCCACCAGTTTCGGCATCGGTTTACTGAAACGTTTTTTTTCCCCACGTCCCCTAATTCTCGATATTGACGATTGGGAAATGAGTTGGTTTGGTGGCGATCAATGGTCCTATCGTCCTCACCCCCGACAATTAGCTAGGGATATCCTCAAAAAAAATGGTGCGCTTAGAGACCCGAATCACCCTCTCTATCTGCGTTGGCTGGAAAATTTAATTGACCGCGCCGATGCGGTGACGGTTAATAATCAATTTTTGCAAAAGCGCTATGGGGGGATTTACTTACCGAATGGCAAGGATACGCAACTTTTCGATCCCAATCTCTACGATCCTGTCGCTTGTCGTCAAAAATACGGTTTATCCGCGTATAAAGTCTTAATGTTCCCGGGTACAGCTAGACCCCACAAAGGTTTAGAAGATGTCTTAATCGCTTTAGATCAAATTGGTGATCCTGATTTTAAATTGGTGGTGGTCGGTGGTCGCCAAATCGGGGATGGTTATCTGGATAGTTTGCTAGAAAAAGGTCAACCTTGGTTAATTCATTTACCTGCTCAACCGCTCGATCGAATGCCGGAAGTTGTGGCCGCTGCTCATGCTATTATCGTTCCCCAGAGGGATGAAGCCACGGCTAACGCCCAATTTCCGATTAAACTCACCGATGCTATGGCGATGGCTAAACCGATTATTTCCACTAAAGTGGCAGATATTCCCGAAATTTTAGCTGATATTGGCTATTTAGTCGAACCTAGATCGCCAGAGCAACTAGCTGTCATAATTAGAGAAGTTTTTAATCATCTCGACTCGGCTAATGCACGAGGACTAAAAGCGAGAGAGCGCTGTATTGCCTCCTATAGTACCACCGCCATGGCGACAACTCTCTCTGGCATAATTACTTCTCTGGAAGGGAAATATTAG
- a CDS encoding ABC transporter ATP-binding protein, whose amino-acid sequence MNPNQILLKYTLKHWILVVSSIVIGFVSTVFNGVGAILVIPLLISFINPENDILKNAPQIIKKLLSVFEVFSVETRFFWMFAAILLILILKHITNFVSNWLGTYLSLIMARDMRIDSVILLLEVDIDYYVKSKIGDIFNRFMSEINRAVGSIRNYINLIKIIATAFMYLAILLSISWQLTILSSLLGGLLALLNQYFVKRSKKFGEIITVTAKQQTNKLLELLTGIRLIKAVGNERYELESIVEDIEAREKAGLDAQTNNAVIAPLNEIGGVIIIALIIIAGRYLFNEQLQALATILLTYLYVLFRALPMVSQINSARSSLLGDVSAVEVVADFLIRENKPFMSNGSIPYQRLETGIHFDNVQFSYPGHQELVLKGIDLWIPKGKMIALVGASGAGKSTIADLLPRFYDPTAGRILFDGQDLRDYEVKSLRKAMGIVSQDTFLFNNSLRFNIAYGLSDVSDAEIVAATKRANAYEFISKLPEGLDTEIGDRGVRLSGGQKQRLAIARALLRDPDILILDEATSALDTISERLVQEAIDELCRERTTLVIAHRLSTVQKAYQIVVLDKGKVAEIGNHEELLAQGGHYARLHALQFSDSKEADSKKREDEQKRKAYLSYEARSSLNSLLGSLRLVSEDLIEDSQEKQEILEESCSSAMRLLHIIEDYEYSSTR is encoded by the coding sequence ATGAATCCTAATCAAATTCTCCTTAAATATACGCTGAAACACTGGATATTAGTGGTTTCCAGCATTGTTATCGGCTTTGTCAGTACCGTATTTAATGGGGTAGGAGCTATTTTAGTTATCCCTTTGCTAATTTCTTTTATTAATCCCGAAAATGATATATTAAAAAATGCCCCCCAAATTATCAAAAAGCTGCTCTCAGTTTTCGAGGTTTTCTCGGTCGAGACTCGTTTTTTCTGGATGTTTGCGGCGATATTATTGATTTTAATTCTCAAGCACATTACCAATTTTGTCAGTAATTGGCTAGGCACTTACTTGTCTTTGATTATGGCAAGAGATATGCGAATTGATTCAGTTATTCTGCTGCTAGAAGTGGATATAGATTATTATGTAAAAAGTAAAATAGGAGATATTTTTAATCGTTTCATGTCGGAGATTAATCGAGCCGTGGGATCAATTAGAAATTACATAAACCTGATTAAGATTATCGCCACAGCTTTCATGTACTTAGCTATTTTATTATCAATTTCTTGGCAATTAACTATTCTTTCTAGTCTTTTGGGTGGCCTTTTAGCTCTGCTTAATCAATACTTTGTCAAGAGATCGAAAAAGTTTGGAGAGATTATCACCGTAACGGCTAAACAGCAAACTAATAAACTGTTGGAACTGTTAACGGGAATTCGGCTAATTAAAGCAGTTGGCAATGAAAGATACGAATTAGAATCTATTGTGGAAGATATAGAAGCCCGGGAGAAAGCGGGTTTAGATGCCCAGACTAATAATGCTGTAATCGCTCCGCTCAATGAGATCGGTGGGGTAATTATTATTGCTTTAATTATCATTGCTGGTCGTTATCTTTTTAATGAACAACTGCAAGCTTTAGCGACGATTTTATTAACCTATCTCTATGTACTTTTCCGGGCCTTGCCGATGGTTAGTCAGATTAACAGTGCTAGGAGTAGTCTATTGGGTGATGTTTCCGCAGTAGAGGTGGTAGCGGATTTTCTCATTCGAGAGAATAAACCATTTATGAGCAATGGCTCTATTCCCTATCAAAGATTAGAGACAGGTATTCATTTTGATAACGTCCAATTTTCCTATCCCGGTCATCAAGAATTAGTTCTCAAGGGCATCGATCTTTGGATTCCAAAAGGAAAAATGATCGCTCTTGTTGGTGCTTCGGGGGCGGGAAAATCGACAATTGCTGATTTATTACCACGCTTTTATGATCCTACAGCCGGGAGGATTCTTTTTGATGGTCAAGATTTACGCGATTATGAGGTCAAATCTCTGAGAAAAGCGATGGGAATAGTCAGTCAAGATACTTTTCTCTTTAATAATTCTCTCCGTTTTAATATTGCCTACGGATTAAGCGATGTTAGTGATGCAGAAATTGTAGCAGCGACAAAAAGGGCGAATGCCTACGAGTTTATCTCCAAACTGCCGGAAGGACTGGATACGGAAATTGGCGATCGGGGAGTGAGACTTTCAGGAGGACAAAAACAAAGATTAGCGATCGCTCGTGCCTTACTGCGAGATCCAGATATTCTCATTCTCGATGAAGCTACCAGTGCTTTAGATACAATTTCTGAGCGTTTAGTGCAGGAAGCGATCGACGAACTCTGTCGCGAGCGGACTACTCTTGTGATCGCTCACCGTCTTTCCACTGTTCAAAAAGCCTATCAAATTGTGGTGCTGGACAAGGGAAAAGTGGCAGAAATCGGCAATCATGAGGAATTATTAGCTCAAGGCGGTCATTATGCCCGTTTACACGCTCTGCAATTTAGTGATAGCAAAGAGGCCGACTCTAAGAAGAGGGAAGATGAGCAAAAAAGAAAAGCTTATTTATCCTACGAAGCGAGAAGCAGTCTTAATAGTCTTTTAGGTTCTTTGCGTCTAGTATCTGAAGATTTAATCGAAGATTCTCAGGAGAAACAGGAAATTTTAGAAGAATCCTGTAGTTCAGCTATGCGACTTCTCCATATTATCGAAGACTACGAGTATTCCTCGACTCGATAG
- the dcm gene encoding DNA cytosine methyltransferase, whose amino-acid sequence MKTTVKVSTQTQLPLHLVITHPQYRFVDLFAGIGGFRIALEKLGGRCSGYSEIDKQAIQVYQQNFISYLNSDEIAFGDVSKISNLPDNLDLIVGGVPCQPWSVAGCLRGFEDPRGKLWFDVIKLVQKSQPKSFIFENVSGLASPRNRENLELIIDELTSCGYQVYWQLLNAYDFGLPQNRERVFIVGIRKNIDNYERFKFPLPLGIHPKVLDILEDIKNIQPVKKVKLSADTLFNGFVPPSRTRFQKEDELNDFFIFSDLRNGHTTIHSWDIIKTTERQKSICLALLKLRRSKKYGEKDGHPVAFSAFLEIIPDLKIEELNQLVSLGICWQTQEGKYEFINSKNMTGINGIYRIILPTADIIPTLTATGAKDYIATISITATHPQEYKQLFLKKIYKPKKFREITPQDARKLQGFPDNFIYHPQPAIAKKQFGNAVPVPVVEAVARNLLEIIRPDY is encoded by the coding sequence TTGAAAACCACAGTTAAAGTCAGCACACAAACCCAATTACCCCTACATCTAGTTATCACCCATCCCCAGTATCGTTTTGTCGATTTATTCGCGGGAATCGGTGGGTTTAGAATCGCTTTGGAGAAATTGGGAGGACGTTGTTCAGGCTATTCAGAAATTGATAAACAGGCCATCCAAGTTTATCAACAGAATTTTATTAGCTATCTCAACAGCGATGAAATTGCTTTCGGAGATGTGAGTAAAATCAGCAATTTACCCGATAATCTCGATCTTATTGTCGGCGGCGTTCCCTGTCAACCTTGGTCGGTGGCGGGATGTTTACGGGGATTTGAAGATCCCCGGGGAAAACTCTGGTTTGATGTGATTAAATTAGTCCAGAAAAGTCAACCCAAAAGCTTTATTTTCGAGAATGTCAGTGGGTTAGCTAGTCCTCGCAATCGGGAGAATTTAGAGTTAATTATCGATGAATTAACTAGCTGTGGTTATCAAGTTTACTGGCAGTTATTAAATGCCTACGATTTTGGTTTACCCCAGAATCGCGAGAGAGTTTTTATCGTAGGAATTAGAAAAAATATAGATAACTATGAGCGGTTTAAATTTCCCTTACCTTTGGGTATCCATCCGAAGGTTTTAGATATTTTAGAAGACATCAAAAATATTCAACCAGTTAAGAAAGTCAAGTTATCTGCGGATACTTTATTTAATGGGTTTGTTCCCCCATCAAGAACTCGTTTTCAAAAAGAAGATGAATTAAATGACTTCTTTATTTTTTCTGATTTAAGAAATGGTCACACAACTATTCATTCTTGGGATATTATCAAAACTACCGAACGACAAAAAAGTATCTGTTTAGCTTTGCTGAAATTAAGACGCAGTAAAAAGTATGGCGAAAAAGATGGTCATCCCGTGGCTTTTTCTGCTTTTTTGGAAATTATACCCGATCTAAAAATTGAGGAACTAAATCAGTTAGTTTCTCTCGGTATTTGTTGGCAAACGCAGGAGGGTAAGTATGAATTTATTAACTCGAAAAATATGACGGGAATTAACGGCATTTATCGGATTATTTTACCGACGGCCGATATTATTCCTACCCTAACCGCTACGGGTGCTAAAGATTATATTGCCACTATTTCAATTACCGCTACTCATCCCCAAGAATACAAACAATTGTTTTTAAAGAAAATCTATAAACCCAAAAAGTTTCGAGAAATTACTCCCCAAGATGCGCGTAAATTACAAGGATTCCCTGATAATTTTATCTATCATCCACAGCCGGCTATCGCTAAAAAACAATTCGGAAACGCTGTTCCTGTACCAGTGGTGGAGGCAGTAGCAAGAAATTTACTGGAAATAATTCGTCCCGATTATTAG
- the yhdJ gene encoding adenine-specific DNA-methyltransferase, with the protein MFKRYEADEQVIFHGDSLPILSSEIASNSVDLIFLDPPYNIGKHFADFYDKWESENDYINWANQILDHCLRILKPQGTLYVMASTQAMPYFDLYLRQKMTILSRIIWHYDSSGVQATKYFGSMYEPILHCVKDKNNYTFNSKDIKIEAKTGAKRKLIDYRKAIPSQYNTEKVPGNVWYFPRVRYRMDEYENHPSQKPESLLERIILASTDKSGIVLDPFAGTFTAAAVAKRLGRISISIELQEEYLKIGLRRILGWQEYKGEKLLPPQKSYSRKSENKQESNFVQESLFDVDSKA; encoded by the coding sequence ATGTTTAAACGATACGAAGCTGATGAACAAGTTATATTTCATGGTGATTCTTTGCCGATTTTATCCAGTGAGATTGCCTCTAATTCTGTAGATCTAATTTTTCTCGATCCTCCCTATAATATAGGTAAGCATTTTGCCGATTTTTACGACAAATGGGAATCGGAAAATGATTATATAAATTGGGCAAATCAAATTCTTGATCATTGTCTTCGCATCTTGAAACCCCAGGGAACATTATATGTTATGGCCAGCACTCAAGCAATGCCTTACTTTGATCTTTACTTAAGACAAAAAATGACGATTCTTAGTCGCATTATCTGGCATTATGATAGTTCAGGAGTACAAGCAACAAAATACTTTGGTTCGATGTATGAACCAATACTTCACTGTGTGAAAGATAAAAATAATTACACTTTTAATTCAAAGGATATTAAGATAGAAGCAAAAACCGGAGCAAAACGAAAACTAATTGATTATAGAAAAGCGATTCCGAGTCAATACAATACAGAGAAAGTACCGGGCAATGTTTGGTATTTTCCTAGGGTCAGATATCGCATGGATGAATACGAAAATCATCCTTCACAAAAACCTGAATCATTGCTAGAAAGAATTATTTTGGCCAGCACTGACAAGAGTGGAATTGTGCTTGATCCATTTGCAGGAACTTTTACAGCTGCAGCTGTAGCTAAACGTTTGGGAAGAATTTCTATTAGTATAGAATTACAAGAGGAGTATTTAAAAATTGGTCTTCGACGGATTCTCGGATGGCAAGAATACAAGGGAGAAAAGTTACTCCCTCCTCAAAAAAGCTATAGTAGAAAAAGCGAAAATAAACAAGAATCTAACTTTGTACAGGAGAGTCTTTTCGATGTCGATAGTAAAGCATGA
- the prfC gene encoding peptide chain release factor 3 — MTTEIEKELETGEAVLEKRRNFAIISHPDAGKTTLTEKLLLYGGAIHQAGAVKARRDQRKATSDWMEMEKQRGISITSTVLQFDYRDFQINLLDTPGHQDFSEDTYRTLAAADNAVMLIDAAKGLEPQTRKLFEVCKLRQLPIFTFVNKMDRPGREPLDLLDEIERELGLQTYPVNWPIGIGDRFRGVFDRATQTIHLFERRSHGSQEAQETVIELGDPKIEDYLEKDLYYQLKEDIELLSELGAELDLPAVHAGEMTPIFFGSAMTNFGVKLFLESFLDYGLPPRGRNSSLGVLDPTYPDFTGFVFKLQANMDPKHRDRVAFVRVCTGKFEKDMVVNHARTGKTIRLSRPQKLFAQDRAVIEEAYPGDVIGLNNPGVFAIGDTIYMGKKLEYEGIPCFSPELFAYLRNPNPSKFKQFQKGVSELQEEGAVQILSSIDEFKRDPILAAVGQLQFEVVQFRLLSEYGVETTLEPLAYSLARWVAGGWAALEKAGKLFNTLTVKDYWGRPVLLFKNEWNLQQVKEDHPSLQLNSIAPVGSGVQPQS; from the coding sequence ATGACGACCGAAATTGAAAAAGAACTAGAAACCGGCGAAGCTGTCTTGGAAAAACGGCGAAATTTTGCCATTATCTCCCACCCTGACGCGGGAAAGACCACCCTGACCGAAAAACTGTTACTATACGGGGGTGCAATCCATCAAGCGGGTGCAGTCAAAGCAAGACGCGACCAACGCAAGGCCACCTCCGACTGGATGGAAATGGAAAAACAACGGGGAATTTCGATTACTTCCACGGTTTTACAGTTCGATTATCGTGATTTTCAGATTAATCTCCTCGATACTCCCGGCCACCAAGATTTTAGCGAAGATACCTATCGTACCCTAGCCGCTGCCGATAATGCGGTGATGTTAATCGACGCAGCCAAAGGTTTAGAACCCCAAACGAGAAAACTCTTTGAAGTGTGCAAACTGCGTCAGTTGCCCATCTTTACCTTTGTTAACAAAATGGATCGCCCCGGCCGCGAACCTCTGGATTTATTGGACGAAATCGAGCGAGAATTAGGATTACAGACCTATCCCGTCAATTGGCCGATCGGAATTGGCGATCGCTTTCGGGGAGTTTTTGATCGGGCCACCCAGACCATACACCTGTTTGAACGTCGCTCCCACGGCTCTCAGGAGGCGCAGGAAACCGTGATCGAGCTTGGCGACCCCAAAATTGAGGATTATCTCGAAAAAGACCTGTATTACCAGTTAAAAGAGGATATAGAACTGCTCTCGGAATTGGGTGCGGAATTGGATTTGCCAGCAGTCCACGCAGGAGAAATGACCCCGATCTTTTTTGGTAGCGCCATGACCAATTTTGGGGTGAAATTATTCCTAGAATCCTTCCTCGACTATGGATTGCCACCCAGAGGACGCAATTCCTCCCTCGGTGTCCTTGATCCCACCTATCCCGATTTCACCGGTTTTGTCTTCAAACTGCAAGCAAACATGGATCCCAAACATCGGGACCGGGTGGCCTTTGTGCGGGTATGTACGGGGAAATTCGAGAAGGATATGGTAGTAAACCACGCTAGAACTGGTAAAACTATCCGTTTATCCCGTCCTCAGAAACTTTTTGCCCAAGATCGGGCAGTTATTGAAGAAGCTTATCCCGGAGATGTGATCGGATTGAATAACCCCGGGGTCTTTGCGATCGGTGATACCATTTATATGGGTAAAAAGCTCGAATACGAAGGGATTCCCTGTTTTTCCCCGGAATTATTCGCCTATCTCAGAAATCCTAACCCTTCCAAGTTCAAACAGTTTCAAAAAGGAGTCTCGGAATTACAGGAAGAAGGGGCCGTACAGATATTATCCTCGATCGATGAATTTAAACGCGACCCGATTTTAGCCGCCGTCGGTCAATTACAGTTTGAAGTGGTGCAATTCCGTCTTTTAAGCGAGTACGGAGTCGAAACTACCCTCGAACCCCTAGCCTATAGTTTAGCCCGTTGGGTCGCCGGGGGTTGGGCCGCTTTAGAAAAAGCAGGTAAACTCTTTAATACTCTAACTGTCAAAGATTACTGGGGTCGTCCCGTCTTATTATTCAAAAATGAGTGGAATTTACAGCAAGTTAAAGAAGATCACCCCTCTTTGCAATTAAACTCGATCGCACCAGTAGGATCGGGAGTACAACCGCAATCCTAA
- a CDS encoding lysophospholipid acyltransferase family protein — protein sequence MSQSSIVDESLTIRKSPPVNSRINPCLIRFCYFLGNYLVLPAFFSKITVTGQENIPLTGGVILAPTHRSRWDALILPYAVGRLVTGRDLRFMVSANEIKGVQGWFIRRLGGFPVNTDHPGMGSLIHSVELLAAGEMVAIFPEGGICRDRVVHPLKPGVARIALEVKIMKPDADIKILPVSISYNQPYPGWGSEATVNIGQGIDVLDYQQNSLKRETVRLTKTLSDRLKFLHEDQSP from the coding sequence ATGTCTCAAAGCAGTATCGTTGACGAGTCCCTCACCATTAGAAAAAGTCCTCCTGTCAATTCCCGAATTAATCCCTGTTTAATTCGCTTTTGTTATTTTCTGGGAAATTATCTGGTTTTACCGGCTTTTTTCAGCAAAATAACGGTGACAGGCCAGGAAAATATTCCCCTAACGGGGGGTGTCATCCTTGCACCTACCCATCGGTCCCGTTGGGATGCGCTGATTTTACCCTACGCGGTGGGGCGCTTAGTTACTGGACGCGATTTGCGCTTTATGGTTTCCGCTAATGAGATCAAAGGGGTGCAAGGTTGGTTTATCCGACGCTTGGGGGGTTTTCCCGTCAACACCGATCACCCCGGTATGGGTAGTCTGATCCATAGCGTCGAACTTTTGGCCGCGGGGGAAATGGTGGCGATTTTTCCGGAAGGGGGTATCTGTCGCGATCGAGTGGTTCATCCCCTGAAACCGGGAGTAGCGCGGATCGCGTTGGAAGTTAAGATCATGAAACCCGATGCAGATATCAAGATTTTGCCGGTAAGTATTAGTTATAATCAGCCTTACCCCGGATGGGGAAGCGAAGCGACAGTAAATATCGGTCAAGGGATTGATGTGCTTGATTATCAGCAAAATTCGCTAAAACGGGAAACTGTCCGCTTAACCAAAACCTTGAGCGATCGCTTAAAATTTCTCCACGAGGATCAATCACCTTAA
- a CDS encoding GntR family transcriptional regulator, whose protein sequence is MIEWASAKVVCERSDPMQFQIQPDSEIPASKQLFDQIRFAIASRQYPPGHRLPSTRQLAMITGLHRNTISKIYQQLEDDGLVESIAGSGIYVKARGHENDNLSGSPLLEQNPEIGRLIRQSLASFLAQGLTLEQIRELLLAEIDWRSQCSSQVLVTIPRHDLGAGELMLRELEQSLKIPVQLVAMEDLAQVLANTKSATVVTSRYFISVAEEIAAPFHLRVIPIDIYDYSKELALIKKLPTDSRLGIVSISTGIIKVAEILIHSLRGDDLLVMSAQIHETDKLKVLARTSQTIISDQASYTLIKNLINEVRSDLIRLPEIICSDNYIGDKSIQLLRRELGLGG, encoded by the coding sequence ATGATAGAATGGGCATCAGCGAAAGTAGTTTGTGAGCGAAGTGATCCGATGCAGTTCCAAATCCAGCCAGACAGTGAAATCCCCGCCTCTAAGCAATTATTTGACCAAATTCGCTTCGCTATCGCCTCTCGTCAGTATCCACCAGGCCATCGTTTACCTAGTACCCGTCAACTAGCTATGATCACGGGATTACACCGTAATACGATAAGTAAAATTTATCAGCAACTGGAAGACGATGGGTTAGTAGAATCCATAGCAGGTTCGGGGATTTATGTCAAGGCTCGCGGGCATGAAAACGATAATTTATCGGGTTCGCCCCTATTGGAACAAAATCCAGAAATAGGCCGACTAATTCGCCAGAGTTTGGCTAGTTTTCTCGCTCAAGGTTTAACTTTAGAGCAAATTCGCGAGTTATTACTGGCGGAAATTGATTGGCGATCGCAGTGTAGTTCCCAAGTTCTTGTCACCATTCCCCGTCACGATTTGGGTGCAGGAGAACTAATGTTGAGAGAATTAGAGCAATCCCTCAAAATTCCCGTCCAATTAGTGGCCATGGAGGATTTAGCCCAAGTTTTAGCCAATACTAAATCTGCCACCGTTGTCACCAGTCGCTATTTTATCAGTGTGGCGGAGGAAATTGCCGCTCCTTTTCACCTACGAGTCATTCCCATCGATATCTATGATTACAGCAAGGAATTGGCATTAATCAAAAAATTACCCACCGATAGCCGTTTGGGGATTGTCAGTATTAGCACCGGTATTATTAAGGTGGCCGAAATTTTAATTCATAGTTTACGGGGCGATGATTTATTAGTTATGTCTGCCCAAATTCATGAAACGGATAAGTTAAAAGTTTTAGCCCGAACTTCCCAGACAATTATCAGTGATCAAGCGAGTTATACTTTAATTAAAAATCTGATTAATGAAGTGCGATCGGATTTAATTCGTCTGCCAGAAATTATCTGTAGTGATAATTATATTGGGGATAAATCAATTCAATTGCTCAGACGAGAATTAGGATTAGGTGGTTAG
- a CDS encoding vWA domain-containing protein, whose product MKSAECLTVSPGEPLTDWQKLGLDFVARWQGRDVILAIDLTGSVNFNDEGRTRLGQIIRDSLKNNDSVYLVPFADNVQPITEPILIRGKEDIDAVLKAIPWQSSQSAKNTDIQRAEWHVYPRLARLNQCRLTANQAIKPQSVVWITDAPLSTAAGITSQQWIENPKNSPFRLADSPESLERQNWLNSLPINLRTQEITATNGNKYKLSVVDIAPTAQEFCTPAPGGQETCLINSYLLSQLWLPALVITLMGIGGIVASILGIRHWLLLNTAWTIEVSSNDDEDETQKYILKTSGKINIGGDEYHKNTIPCPGEEIRCYLERRGNQLYLKPSQQAEIFYRGSQLTQEVKIDKNYLTLTYHHNHQDFDLQIQISKK is encoded by the coding sequence ATGAAAAGTGCTGAATGTTTAACGGTATCCCCCGGGGAACCGCTTACTGATTGGCAAAAACTGGGATTAGATTTTGTGGCTCGTTGGCAGGGACGAGATGTTATCCTAGCGATCGATCTTACCGGTAGTGTTAACTTTAATGATGAAGGACGCACGCGCCTCGGTCAAATTATTCGCGATAGTTTAAAAAATAACGATTCCGTTTATTTAGTTCCCTTTGCTGATAATGTCCAACCGATTACAGAACCGATTTTAATTCGCGGAAAGGAAGATATAGATGCGGTTTTAAAAGCGATTCCCTGGCAATCTAGCCAAAGTGCTAAAAATACCGATATTCAGCGCGCAGAATGGCACGTTTATCCCCGACTGGCACGCTTAAATCAGTGTCGTTTAACTGCCAATCAAGCTATCAAACCCCAGTCGGTAGTTTGGATTACCGATGCACCCCTTTCTACCGCTGCGGGGATTACTTCACAACAGTGGATAGAAAACCCAAAAAATAGCCCTTTTCGTCTTGCTGATTCTCCCGAAAGTTTGGAGAGACAAAACTGGCTTAATTCCCTACCAATTAATCTAAGAACCCAAGAAATTACCGCCACTAACGGCAATAAATATAAACTATCAGTTGTCGATATTGCTCCCACAGCACAAGAGTTTTGTACTCCCGCACCGGGAGGACAAGAAACTTGTTTGATTAATTCTTATCTCTTGAGTCAGTTATGGTTGCCAGCATTGGTAATTACATTAATGGGAATTGGGGGAATAGTAGCGAGTATTTTGGGAATTCGTCACTGGTTGCTGTTAAATACTGCTTGGACTATTGAAGTCTCCTCTAATGATGATGAAGATGAAACCCAAAAATATATTTTAAAAACATCTGGAAAAATTAACATCGGTGGTGATGAATATCATAAGAATACCATCCCTTGTCCTGGGGAAGAAATTCGCTGCTATTTAGAAAGACGCGGCAATCAGTTATATCTGAAACCCAGTCAACAAGCAGAGATTTTTTATCGAGGTAGTCAACTAACTCAGGAGGTGAAAATAGATAAAAATTACCTGACTTTAACCTATCACCATAACCATCAAGATTTCGACCTACAAATTCAGATTAGCAAAAAATAA